In a single window of the Tellurirhabdus bombi genome:
- a CDS encoding LytR/AlgR family response regulator transcription factor produces the protein MSLYRTLIIDDEVAARQVIRALLATTPNVSIVDEAANGTEAVAKILQYRPDLIFLDIQMPRLDGFGVLRQIWADHQPIVVFTTAYDQYALQAFEVNAIDYLLKPFDDIRFQQAMSRALSRLQSRNQPNIEQMMAQLIQEQFPGPKREYLQRILVKENGRMFFVNLNEVSYFDADSNYITLHTSTGNYIIYDSLTNLETRLNPVNFTRIHRSYIVNLAFIREIETHFNGDHIVKLESGESLKWTRSYRDNLRAFISRNE, from the coding sequence ATGTCTCTGTATCGCACGCTCATCATTGACGATGAGGTCGCCGCCCGCCAGGTTATCCGGGCGTTACTGGCCACCACGCCTAACGTAAGCATTGTCGATGAAGCCGCCAATGGAACCGAAGCCGTTGCTAAAATTTTGCAATACCGGCCCGATCTGATTTTCCTGGATATTCAGATGCCCCGGCTCGATGGGTTTGGGGTGCTCCGTCAGATATGGGCTGATCACCAGCCTATTGTGGTTTTCACTACCGCCTACGATCAATACGCACTCCAGGCTTTTGAGGTGAACGCCATCGATTATTTGCTGAAGCCGTTTGACGACATTCGCTTCCAACAGGCCATGAGTCGGGCGCTGAGCAGGCTACAGAGCCGCAACCAGCCGAACATTGAGCAGATGATGGCCCAACTGATTCAGGAGCAGTTTCCCGGTCCGAAGCGGGAGTATTTGCAGCGGATTCTGGTCAAAGAAAACGGCCGGATGTTCTTTGTTAACCTGAATGAGGTGAGTTATTTCGACGCCGATAGCAACTACATTACCCTGCACACCAGTACCGGAAATTACATCATCTACGATTCTCTGACTAATCTGGAAACGCGGCTCAATCCCGTAAATTTCACCCGCATTCACCGATCCTACATTGTCAACCTCGCCTTCATCCGCGAGATTGAAACCCACTTTAACGGCGACCACATCGTTAAACTCGAATCGGGAGAAAGTTTAAAATGGACCCGTAGCTACCGCGATAACCTTCGCGCTTTTATCAGTCGCAATGAATAA